Proteins found in one Primulina eburnea isolate SZY01 chromosome 16, ASM2296580v1, whole genome shotgun sequence genomic segment:
- the LOC140816845 gene encoding protein ASPARTIC PROTEASE IN GUARD CELL 1-like, which yields MEKMGLLLASFFSFLFIFFSPVQSRTLTSSSKTEVLDVSSTLRKTHDLSSLNSQNLVRSRPDVQHQKLFVSSGSSLSFQLHSRLGIRRSSDKDYSELTLARINRDSARVKALQTRLDLLSLGIKKADLTPLEEELEDEKIEVPVISGTSQGSGEYFCRVGVGNPPTQSYMVLDTGSDVNWVQCAPCADCYQQADPIFDPVQSTSFSTLTCDTQQCRSLDVSECRNDTCLYEVSYGDGSFTVGDFVSETFTFGNSAAVNNLAIGCGHNNEGLFVGAAGLIGLGGGSLSFPSQINASSFSYCLVDRDSDSASTLDFNSSLPPDAITAPLLRNSKLETFYYVDLTGISVAGELLTIPPETFRVNQNGEGGVIVDSGTAVTRLQPAAYDSLRDAFKAGTRDLPLTNGVALFDTCYNLSSRQSVEVPTVSFHFSNGKELSLPAKNYLIPVDSSGTFCLAFAPTSSSLGIIGNVQQQGTRVSYDLANSLIAFSPNKC from the coding sequence ATGGAGAAAATGGGACTTCTTCTCGCTTCTTTCTTTTCATttctcttcattttcttctctCCGGTGCAGTCAAGAACACTCACATCCAGCTCAAAAACTGAGGTTCTTGATGTATCTTCTACACTGAGAAAAACCCATGATTTATCGTCGCTCAACTCCCAAAATTTGGTACGCTCAAGGCCCGATGTACAACACCAGAAACTCTTTGTTTCTTCCGGTTCGTCTCTGAGTTTTCAGCTGCATTCTCGCTTGGGCATCCGTAGGAGTTCTGATAAAGATTACAGTGAACTCACATTGGCTCGAATCAACCGTGACTCGGCCCGCGTCAAAGCGCTTCAGACCCGGCTAGATCTGTTGAGTTTAGGCATAAAGAAAGCAGATCTAACGCCACTGGAAGAAGAATTGGAGGATGAGAAGATTGAGGTCCCGGTAATTTCTGGGACAAGCCAAGGCAGCGGCGAGTACTTCTGCCGTGTCGGAGTTGGCAACCCGCCGACCCAATCTTACATGGTGCTCGACACCGGAAGCGACGTCAATTGGGTGCAATGCGCCCCCTGCGCGGATTGTTATCAGCAAGCAGATCCGATTTTCGACCCGGTCCAGTCCACTTCCTTCTCCACCCTCACATGCGACACCCAGCAATGCAGGTCGCTCGATGTCTCCGAGTGCCGTAACGACACGTGTCTCTACGAGGTTTCCTACGGCGACGGCTCTTTCACCGTCGGAGATTTTGTGAGTGAGACCTTCACTTTCGGAAACTCCGCGGCGGTGAACAACCTAGCTATCGGTTGCGGCCATAACAACGAAGGTTTATTCGTCGGAGCCGCCGGATTGATCGGCTTAGGCGGCGGCTCTTTGTCTTTTCCTTCGCAAATTAACGCTTCCTCCTTCTCTTACTGCCTCGTAGACCGCGATTCTGATTCCGCTTCAACTCTCGATTTCAACTCTTCACTCCCGCCCGACGCCATTACAGCTCCATTACTCCGGAACTCCAAGCTGGAAACCTTTTACTACGTAGATTTGACGGGAATCAGCGTCGCCGGCGAGCTGTTAACAATCCCGCCGGAGACTTTTCGGGTAAACCAAAACGGAGAGGGCGGGGTCATAGTGGATTCAGGAACGGCCGTTACTAGATTACAACCGGCGGCTTATGATTCTCTGCGAGATGCATTTAAGGCGGGGACACGAGACTTGCCGTTAACCAACGGCGTTGCTCTATTCGACACgtgctacaatttgagctcgaGGCAAAGTGTGGAGGTCCCAACGGTGTCGTTTCATTTCTCGAACGGGAAAGAGCTGAGTTTACCTGCTAAGAATTACCTGATACCGGTTGATTCATCGGGGACTTTCTGTCTGGCCTTTGCTCCGACGTCGTCCTCCCTTGGGATTATCGGTAATGTCCAGCAACAGGGGACACGTGTCAGTTACGACTTGGCTAATTCTTTAATTGCATTTTCACCCAATAAATGCTGA
- the LOC140815891 gene encoding putative late blight resistance protein homolog R1B-17 has translation MADAAVEFLLENLKQLLVYNVNLISEVKNHVERLYNDLGLFKAFLKDSTEKRSKNEVLKELVKQIRNVVYDAEDVIDAFVAEAAAHKARGVVKKAFHTPAYAEKLRKVGVRIEEIRQTVDSIYKNKLFGFESLQTGDGAEGSSKEKKPPIVEEDNVVGFEDEAEKVMGLLTGGADELEVISIVGMAGLGKTTLAKMIYRDPGIEYEFYNRAWVYVSQDYSRKEVFLNILGHFTQVTDDMQKMNDENLAKELCKILEKGKYLVVMDDVWTDQAWNDLKIGFPKNNKKSRILITSRIRKVAQHANPNRDPHDLRFLTYDESWKLLKIKALGSENCPEELIKDGTRIAKQCQGLPLAIVVIGGILLEKGTDWWETVAKSVDAFMALEQSKRVDNLIELSYNHLPYHLKACFIYFGMFPEDFEIPVWKLIRLWIAEGFIQSKDGMSLEDIGEEYLDDLVNRNLVMAGVRRSNGKHKTCRVHDMLHEFCKRVAAEENFFREIKRFDQGTYVSSNLTLQTYRRLCIHTRVLNYISSKPVGPRVRSFVCFSNEEINLPAEYISSITGAFKLLRVLHARSILFSRFPADLIQLVHLRFIAISCNFKILPAAMSSLWNIQTFVIETSSRTFDIKADLWKMIQLRHVKTNASTTLPGPLSKGRKGKDEVLMLGSLQTLSTISPESCTEDVFLRTPNLKNLGIRGPLSKLLESKSGNTPFDSLGKLDYLENLKLLNDVFPRPPSEGKLYSLPQTYKFPPKLKKLTLSDTLLDWKDMSTLGMLENLEILKLKNNAFKGDWWESKDGGFRSLKVLHIGRTDLATWRSEARHFPRLRHLYLRHCSSLLVVPIAFADISSLRLVDMYCTTKTAASTAKEIEKKITEKPNQMQIARGGGFKLSIYPPYP, from the exons ATGGCGGACGCCGCCGTGGAGTTCCTGCTCGAGAACCTGAAACAGCTGCTCGTGTACAACGTCAACCTGATATCTGAAGTGAAGAACCACGTGGAGCGTCTGTACAACGATCTGGGTTTGTTCAAAGCTTTCCTCAAGGATTCCACAGAGAAGCGCAGCAAGAATGAGGTGCTGAAAGAGTTGGTGAAGCAGATCAGGAACGTGGTGTACGATGCTGAAGACGTGATCGACGCGTTCGTCGCCGAAGCGGCGGCGCACAAGGCGCGTGGCGTCGTCAAGAAGGCTTTCCACACTCCAGCTTACGCGGAGAAGCTTCGCAAAGTGGGGGTACGGATCGAGGAGATACGACAAACGGTGGATTCTATTTATAAAAACAAACTATTCGGGTTCGAATCGCTTCAGACAGGGGATGGGGCCGAGGGAAGCTCAAAAGAGAAAAAG CCTCCTATTGTTGAAGAAGACAACGTGGTGGGATTTGAGGATGAGGCTGAAAAAGTCATGGGTCTTCTCACCGGGGGAGCAGATGAGCTAGAAGTAATTTCGATTGTTGGCATGGCAGGACTTGGCAAGACTACATTGGCCAAGATGATTTACCGCGATCCTGGTATCGAGTATGAGTTCTACAACCGAGCATGGGTCTATGTTTCTCAAGACTATAGCAGGAAAGAAGTATTCCTCAACATTCTTGGACATTTCACCCAGGTGACTGATGACATGCAGAAGATGAATGATGAAAATCTGGCCAAAGAACTTTGTAAAATTTTAGAGAAAGGAAAATATTTGGTTGTTATGGACGATGTCTGGACTGATCAGGCTTGGAATGATCTCAAAATCGGTTTCCCTAAGAACAACAAGAAGAGTAGGATATTGATAACCAGCCGCATAAGAAAAGTTGCGCAACATGCTAACCCAAACAGGGATCCTCACGATTTGCGTTTTCTGACGTATGACGAGAGTTGGAAGTTACTAAAGATTAAGGCACTGGGATCTGAGAATTGCCCTGAAGAATTAATAAAAGATGGAACCCGTATAGCCAAACAATGTCAAGGATTGCCACTTGCAATTGTGGTAATTGGAGGAATTCTGTTAGAGAAAGGTACAGATTGGTGGGAAACGGTTGCTAAAAGTGTGGATGCATTTATGGCATTGGAACAGAGTAAACGCGTGGACAATTTGATTGAATTAAGTTACAATCACTTACCTTATCACTTGAAAGCATGCTTTATTTACTTTGGTATGTTTCCGGAAGACTTTGAGATCCCTGTATGGAAACTTATTCGGTTGTGGATTGCTGAAGGATTCATACAGTCAAAAGACGGAATGAGCTTGGAGGATATTGGAGAGGAGTACTTGGACGACCTTGTCAACAGAAATTTAGTGATGGCAGGAGTCCGGAGATCTAATGGCAAACATAAAACATGTCGTGTTCATGACATGCTTCATGAGTTTTGCAAAAGAGTAGCTGCAGAAGAAAATTTTTTTCGAGAAATAAAGCGGTTCGATCAAGGAACCTATGTATCTTCCAACCTTACCTTGCAAACTTATCGTCGTCTTTGCATTCATACTCGTGTCTTGAATTATATCTCATCTAAACCAGTTGGTCCACGCGTGCGTTCTTTTGTGTGCTTCTCCAATGAAGAAATTAACTTACCTGCTGAATATATCTCATCCATTACTGGAGCATTTAAGCTACTCAGAGTATTGCATGCTCGGTCCATCCTTTTTAGTCGTTTTCCTGCTGACCTTATCCAACTTGTTCATTTGAGGTTTATTGCTATCTCTTGTAATTTCAAGATTCTTCCTGCCGCCATGTCTAGCCTTTGGAACATTCAAACTTTTGTGATTGAGACATCTTCACGCACGTTTGACATTAAAGCAGATCTATGGAAGATGATTCAACTGAGGCACGTAAAAACAAATGCATCCACAACTTTGCCAGGGCCTCTTTCAAAAGGTAGAAAAGGTAAAGATGAAGTTTTGATGCTTGGGAGCCTACAAACACTTTCAACCATATCACCTGAAAGTTGTACAGAAGATGTGTTTTTAAGGACACCTAACCTGAAGAATTTGGGCATCCGGGGTCCGTTGTCTAAGCTTCTAGAAAGCAAGAGCGGAAACACTCCATTTGATAGTTTGGGAAAATTGGATTATCTTGAAAATTTAAAACTGTTGAACGACGTATTTCCTCGTCCACCTTCTGAAGGAAAATTATATAGTCTTCCTCAAACGTATAAATTCCCACCGAAGCTGAAGAAGCTAACATTGTCAGATACACTACTGGACTGGAAAGACATGTCTACATTGGGAATGTTGGAGAACTTAGAGATTCTAAAGTTGAAAAACAATGCATTTAAAGGGGATTGGTGGGAATCAAAAGATGGTGGCTTCCGCAGTCTGAAAGTATTGCATATTGGAAGGACAGATCTGGCCACCTGGAGATCTGAAGCTCGTCACTTTCCAAGACTTAGACATCTGTATCTTAGACACTGCAGTAGCCTTTTAGTAGTCCCAATAGCTTTCGCAGATATTTCAAGCCTCCGGCTTGTGGACATGTATTGTACTACTAAAACTGCGGCTTCGACTGCCAAGGAGATTGAGAAAAAAATAACAGAAAAGCCAAACCAGATGCAAATTGCCAGGGGCGGAGGATTTAAGCTGTCTATTTATCCTCCATATCCATGA